From the genome of Gimesia chilikensis:
GCCGGCTCCTGTTTGAGTGGCACCTCCGCAATCGGTGCGGTCTGCCCCAGCAGGCTGGTGATAATAATCAGAAGTGAATGAGTCGCCGCCATCGTCCCTCAGGCTGCTGAGTGATTCTAGGATTGGGACAGAGCCTGTCCGCGTCAGATCAGACGTTCCATTTCTCGTGCAAACATATTGAAACGGATCATGATCCGAACCGCAAGCGATGATTTCCAGAAACACATGTTCGCTGCGCAATCACCGCCGACAGATGTGAAACTGGCTAAGCTACCGAGTTATCTGGCTTCTCAGCGGGCCAGTAAAGATGGAAGGTGACCCCGCGATCGGAGTTAGTTTCTGCAGCAATCGTAGCACCGTGCTGCGTGGCAATCCGCCAGCACTTGGACAAACCAAATCCGAGCCCTCGTCCCGCCTGTCGTGCCGAGTAAAACGGATCAAACAGGTGGATGCGTTCTTCTTCTGTCAGCCCTGCCCCCTCATCAATAACCTTTAAGTGGATGAAAGGCCCTGACTCCGTCTCAAGCGGGGAGACGCTGATCTTAATCTGCCCACCTGCTTCCATCGCCTGCAGACTGTTCAACAGCAGATTACTCAACACGACTTTCCACTGTGTTTCATCTGCGTACAGGGACAGCGACTCAGCAATGTTGACCTCTAGCTGTACTTTCCCTTGATTGATTTCTTCCTGTAAGCTTACGAGCACGTCATCAATGGTTTGTGAGAGCGACAATGTTTCAGGTCGGGGAGCAGGCGGGCGGGCGAACAACATCGCATCACCGATCATATCCCTGACCCGGTAAGCCTGTCCGCCAATTGTCGACAGGGCCTGCCGACGTTCGGGGTCAGTCTCTGACTTGAGCAGCATCTGCACCCGCCCGACGATGGTCGCTACGGGGTTATTGATTTCATGTCCGGCCCCGGCGGCAAATTCCGCCATCGCTTCCAGCTTATCAGCATCAGGGATAATCCATTCCGCTGTGGATGCCACCTGCCTTGAACCAGATTCTCCCTGCAGCAAGGCCTGATTCAATACGCGCTGACTCACATCCAGCAATTCAGAAACCAGAAGATCAAACCCGTCGCTCAGACTGGGAGTAAATAGAAACAGGCCCAGCATCGTTTCCCGATGACAGGCCTGATAATAAGCGCGTGCAGGATGATCCGAAATTTCGGCAAAAGAATGAGCCTCATTCATCAAAGAGTGCAGCCGTTCTTCGCGGGAAGTCCCGGGAAGTACGGGAACAGTCTCACGATGCACACAAGAGGCTTCCTGCGCTGAAGCATGCAGCACAGCAGCTGAAAACTGAGAGGGCTCTGATTTCAGAACCCCCAGATAAACGGCAGCAGAACCTGTTGCTTCACACCAGACTGAAGCGAGTTCACAAATGGTCGATCCCAGTGAGCGCGTGGGGATCAATGACCAGAGACGTCGATAGATGACAGCCGGTAAGTGAGTCTCTACGCTACCGGTCTCGCTCGACATCTGACACTCCCTGCAGCAGTCTCCACGACGACCGGACGTTTTCCGATCGCCATGAAACCGATGACTGCCCTGGTTCAGGCAGTGTGAACAGACTCCAGGTTCAACAGTGTGCAGACCCGATCTGCCAGTTGCTCAACTTCAAACGGCTTCTGCATGAAGTCGTTGGCGCCGGCTGCTTTCAGATCATCAATCTTGTCTGCTTCGACCATACCACTGATACAGATGATTTTCACATCGTCCATGGATGAATCACTGCGGACCCGCTGACAGACTTCTTTACCGTTAATATCGGGCAGCATCACGTCCAGAATAATGATGTCCGGATGATATTCTTTGACCATCATCCCTGCATCGAAGCCGTTGTTGGCAACACGAATTTCGAAGCGTGAATCGGCTTCCAGAACGTCGCGAATCAACTCTACCAACTCTTCATCGTCGTCCACAATTAAAGCTTTGCGCTTCCCACTTTCCAGGGCATCAGTGGGAATTCCGTTGTCCTTCATGAACTTGAACAGAACATCGCGCGGAATACGTCGAAAACGAGAACCGGGTACCCGAAATCCCTTTAATTGGCCAGAATCAAAACAGCGAATAATCGTTTGTTGACTCACTTTGCAAATCTTTGCGGCTTCGCCTGTGGTAAAGACCGTTTTCATATTGCTCATCCATCCTTTGAAGACCCGACCCTGTTGAGCGGGAATGACCAAGCGCTGTAAGGTTATTACGACATGCAATAACCGAGCCCCTGCGCAGGTGCCCCAGTGACCCGTTCACTGATCAACCTGCCTGAAACTGACATCTCCATAATCAGCCTCTTATCTATTCACTTGAATCCAGTCAACTGAATTCAGGTAAAGCGATAAAAAACCGCATCCTCCAAGGTGCAGTTCTGTGGCCCGTCACTTGCCAAACGCTACTGATTGGCCAGACGTCACAGGTATCCCACATGGATCCAAACGCCAAAACTTTCAATACCGCTTGACTTTACCAGTATTATCAATAATTCCGATTGTATCTATTCTGACGATTTGGTCAACACGCATTCGCTCGGTTGACCAATTTATTGAAATAAACATGTACAAAACATGAACTTAGAGAAAGTCGAGCAAGCTGAAAGCGCACTATTTTAACGACGAGTAAGTCAGACAGTTAAGCAGCGCGC
Proteins encoded in this window:
- a CDS encoding ATP-binding protein, which codes for MSSETGSVETHLPAVIYRRLWSLIPTRSLGSTICELASVWCEATGSAAVYLGVLKSEPSQFSAAVLHASAQEASCVHRETVPVLPGTSREERLHSLMNEAHSFAEISDHPARAYYQACHRETMLGLFLFTPSLSDGFDLLVSELLDVSQRVLNQALLQGESGSRQVASTAEWIIPDADKLEAMAEFAAGAGHEINNPVATIVGRVQMLLKSETDPERRQALSTIGGQAYRVRDMIGDAMLFARPPAPRPETLSLSQTIDDVLVSLQEEINQGKVQLEVNIAESLSLYADETQWKVVLSNLLLNSLQAMEAGGQIKISVSPLETESGPFIHLKVIDEGAGLTEEERIHLFDPFYSARQAGRGLGFGLSKCWRIATQHGATIAAETNSDRGVTFHLYWPAEKPDNSVA
- a CDS encoding response regulator; the encoded protein is MKTVFTTGEAAKICKVSQQTIIRCFDSGQLKGFRVPGSRFRRIPRDVLFKFMKDNGIPTDALESGKRKALIVDDDEELVELIRDVLEADSRFEIRVANNGFDAGMMVKEYHPDIIILDVMLPDINGKEVCQRVRSDSSMDDVKIICISGMVEADKIDDLKAAGANDFMQKPFEVEQLADRVCTLLNLESVHTA